From a single Nematostella vectensis chromosome 3, jaNemVect1.1, whole genome shotgun sequence genomic region:
- the LOC5512083 gene encoding histamine H2 receptor-like, protein MMNIIAIGIERYFGIFRPLSSPAEETAKRLVIAAWITGILMTVVPNINMKRRRYYIDDDKYTLFCSYDNSTPTSRIINTVFSVLVYYMPCILLSILCVRILRFLKRRRQVDAGQSSSSITNTPRFQGSYMLVSLIFAFILPYLVYVVYFTAMMILQPPVSYVTDFTIRYAAAAAGYANGALNPAIYLIAMQNARVRLKGLFTGRRLAEPAIETHPTRRTTNQGSRDPRSNPHVIIDKDTSADQLALKTCQGENIFSLQ, encoded by the coding sequence ATGATGAATATCATTGCGATAGGCATTGAACGGTACTTTGGTATTTTCCGCCCTTTATCCTCGCCTGCCGAAGAAACCGCAAAGAGGCTTGTGATCGCTGCATGGATTACTGGAATACTGATGACGGTGGTACCAAACATCAACATGAAGCGTAGAAGGTATTACATTGATGACGATAAGTACACCCTTTTCTGCTCCTATGACAACTCCACGCCTACCAGTAGAATAATCAACACTGTGTTTAGTGTTTTGGTGTATTACATGCCTTGCATCCTACTGTCGATACTTTGTGTCAGAATCTTAAGGTTCCTAAAACGTCGACGACAGGTGGATGCTGGTCAGAGTTCCTCAAGTATAACGAACACGCCGCGGTTCCAAGGCAGCTACATGCTGGTGTCTCTGATCTTCGCCTTCATCCTCCCGTACCTTGTCTACGTGGTCTACTTTACGGCGATGATGATTCTCCAGCCTCCAGTGAGTTACGTTACGGACTTCACTATCAGATATGCAGCTGCAGCTGCAGGCTATGCAAACGGTGCGTTGAATCCTGCCATCTACTTGATTGCCATGCAAAACGCTCGTGTGCGTTTGAAAGGGCTGTTCACGGGAAGACGACTGGCGGAGCCAGCAATTGAGACTCACCCGACTAGAAGGACGACGAATCAAGGAAGTCGAGATCCGAGAAGCAACCCACATGTGATCATAGACAAAGATACAAGCGCAGACCAACTTGCATTAAAAACTTGCCAAGGAGAAAACATCTTTTCCCTTCAATAA